Part of the Terriglobales bacterium genome is shown below.
ATAGCGGGCAAATATGCGCGTCCAGTAAAGCGTAATTTGATTCCGGGCGCAACCTACTGCGAACCTCAGATCGGCAGCGTGGGACTGACCGAAGCCCAAGCGCGAGAGAAGGGCTACAAAATCAAGATTGGCAGGTTTCCGTTCTCCGCGAACTCGAAGGCCAGCATCATCAGCAACCATGACGGTTTCATCAAAGTCGTATCGGAAGAGCAGTACGGCGAAATCCTGGGCGTGCACATCATCGGCCCACTAGCCACGGAGCTGATTTCCGAAGCCGTGACCGCTATGCAGCTTGAGGCCACCGTGGAGGAGATGATGTTCACGATTCACGCTCATCCGACGTTATACGAGGCGTTGCTTGATGGCTTCAGCAGCGTGGAAGGCAAGGCGATCAATATTTGATGCGTTCCAGATGGATGCGCCGAGCATCATTCGGCTCAGTCATTGTTTTCGGCTGCGCTTCACGCCACTACCTATTATGACCGCACCCGGACAGTTCGATGGCTGATGAACAAGCTTTGCTCAGAAGTAGAATGTGAAAAAATGCCTTACACAATTCATAGTCGAGCCGACTGCGACTGGGCTTTCGTTCTCTGGACCTCCTCGGCTGCACCTCACGGGCAAAACGAGAGAATACGTGGAGGGAGAATATGCGAGAGGCCATCCAGTTTCACCTTGACGGCCTGAAACGTGTGGGCTTACTTCAAGGTCCCGAAGGAAGACACAAATGAGATATCCAGTCGTCCTGCACAAAACCGAGGAAGGGGTGGCTATCGGCTGCCCAGGCCTTCCAGGCTGTTGGTCGCAAGGTGCTACGGAACAAGAAGCTCTGGAGAACATCAAGATCGCGATCAAAGAATACTTGGAGGTCGCCAAGGAAATCGCCGAGGAGGGAGAAATGCGCGAAGTTGAAGTGGCGCCTTAGAGCATGCCAAAGCTTCCTGGCATCAACCACCTACAAGCAGTGCGAGCCTTTGAAAAGGCTGGTTTCATAGTGAGGCGACAAGGAAAACATATCATAATGACGAAAGGCGATCGCATCCTCGTAATCCCACGCCACAATCCGGTACACGCCATCACTATGGGCGCGATCGTTCGGGATTCGGGAATGACTATCGATGAATTCAAGCAACTCTTGTAATCACCTTGATCTCAATCCTCCATCTTGGAACCATCGATTACGGTACGGCTCTGCGCCTACAGAGCACTCTGATAGAGCTACGCAAGCTGGGAAGCATTCCCGATGTTCTGCTTCTTCTCGAACATCCGCCTGTCATTACTCTCGGCCGTAATGCCAGCCAGAAGAACCTGCTGGCGTCCTCTGATCTCTTGAAGGAGCGCGGCGTCGAGCTTTTTGAGAGCAATCGAGGCGGAGACATTACGTTTCACGGCCCTGGTCAACTTGTGGGCTATCCGATCTTTGACCTCAGAGGGTTTTCGCCGCGCATCGGGGCTGTTGAGTTCGTGCGACGTGTCGAAGAAGCATTAATTCGGACTTGTGGTGATCTAGGAATTCCGTCCGAACGCATTTGCGGGCTCACTGGAGTTTGGACGCAAGGTCCGAATTCGCAGAGTTGCTCTGTGGACAGCTCACAGACGGGGGCGGCTGTGCCACAATCACCAATGGGCGAGCAGAAGAAAATCGCTGCCATTGGCGTCCATATTTCCCGAGGTGTAACAAGTCACGGGTTTGCTCTCAACGTCACAACCGACCTAGACTTTTTCAAGCTGATTGTTCCCTGTGGCATTAGCGATCGGCCGGTAACTTCCATTGCCAATGAACTTGCGAACAAACTCCCTGTTCCGACTATGGAAGCGGTTGCTCATTGTGTGTCCCTCAACTTTGGGAGGGTCTTCTCGCAGCAGATGCTCTGGCTCGAGTCTCTCAACGCGCTATTAAACACCGGTGAGCCGCAGGAGAACAGCGCTTCCGAGAGTGATCCATCTACTACAATAGGGGTTCCCTTGCAGGTTCCGAAGAACCTTCGGGAAGTGCGTCGCGAGCAGAAGGCTCCTCAGCTCGGCAGCGAAGACGAAATTTTTCTCGCCTGATTCGTGTACGACTGGCGTGAGGAATCTCTCGCCACCGGCACAAACGAGACTCCCCGATGAAGAAGAGCGAGAGCAAATCGCAACCTAAGACGCCGATCAAAGCCACTCGCAAAAGCTCCCGCTCTAAGATTTCCGCCGCCAACGGCTCTCGTCGCAATGGAGCGTCTAGCGGGAAGTACCCTATCCGCAGAAACCCGCACGGTATTCCTGATTATCGTCTCGAGGTTCTGGATTGCCACACGGTAGAAGAATGGGTTGACGGGCAATTCCGCTACGGCGTTGAAGGCGATCTCTCCGCAGAGCCCCCACCGCTGCGCGAATCGAAGTACCTGAACAAGCAGCAAAGCATCGACATCTATCGCTACATGCTGCTCAATCGCAAGATGGAGCAGACGCTTGAGAACCTTTTCAAACAGCAGAAGGTCGTAGGCGGTGTGTACCTCGGGTTGGGCCAGGAAGGATGTTCCTGCGCCTCAGCATACGCACTGCGTGAAGGAGATTGGATCGGTCCTCTGATTCGCAACCAAGGGGCATTGCTGGTTCGAGGATTCAAGCCGCGCGACTTGATGATGCAATACATGGCCAAGTCTGGCGCGCCCACCGGCGGACGGGATGCCGGTTCCCATTTTGGGGACAAGCGTCAGCGTCACATTGCTGCGCCAATCTCAATGCTCGGAGATCTGATCCCTGTCCTGGCGGGAGTTGCGCTCGGCGCTCGACTGCAGGGTAAAGAGATCGCTTGTCTTACCTGGGTGGGCGATGGAGGACAGTCGACAGGTCCGACATACGAGGGCTTTAATTTCGCGGCAGTCCAGAAGCTTGGCGTGATTCTCATCGTCGAAAACAATCTGTGGGCTTATTCGACGCCCGTGGATCGTCAGGTCGCGTGCAAAGATCTCGCAAATCGTGCGATAGGCTACGGCGTTCCAGGATTTATCGTCGACGGGACCGATCCCAACCAGGTGTACGACCTCACTTATGAAGCAGCGCAAAGGGCCTATGCGGGAGAAGGCGCGACTTTCATCGAAGCCAAGATGATGCGCATGCGCGGACACGCGATGCACGACGTAGCCGCTTACGTTCCCCCTGCATACTTTGAATACTGGAAGAAACGCGATCCGATTACTCGTATGGAGAAGTATCTACTGGAGAAGCGCTGGCTCACTCCGAAAGAGAATAGCGACTTGATCGCGTCGACGCAGAGAGAGATCGATGAGGACCGCGACTTTGCCGATGCCTCTCCGTATCCGGAAGGCTCAACGGCAGGCGAACGCGTCTTCTGTGATAACTCTGCTGAGATTCCTTTTCTGTACGGCAAGCCTAAAGTGAAAAAAGTGGAGACGAAGAAGTTAAGTGCAGCCAGCGACGTGGCGCATTTCCGATAATGGCACCCGTTACATATCTCGAAGCAATTCGCGAAGGCATCTGGGAAGAGATGGAGCGCGATCCTGCCGTCTTCTGCATCGGCGAAGACATCGGTGTCTACGGTGGCGCGTTCAAGGTCACCGAGGGGTTTATTCATCACTTTGGCGGGGAGCGCGTAATCGACACTCCACTTGCTGAAACTGCCATCGTGGGCGCGGCCTTCGGCGCGGCGCTCACTGGCATGCGTCCCGTGGCCGAATTCCAGTTCATGGACTTCATCAGCTGCGCACACAACCAGATCATCAACATGGTTGCCAAGGCGAACTATCGTTGGGATGCTCCCGCACCGCTGGTGCTTCGCGGCCCTTCAGGCGGCGGTGTAAGCGGCGGCCCCTTCCACTCGCAGAACCCCGAAACTTACTACGCGCATACCCCGGGACTGAAAGTGATTTGCCCAGCAACTGCCCGGGATGCCAAGGGACTGATCAAGGCTGCAATTCGGGACAATAATCCCTGCCTCTTCTTCGAGCACAAATTTCTCTATCGGCGCATTAAGGAAGAACTGCCAGCCGAAGACTACACCGTCGAGATCGGTAGGGCGCGCACTCATCGCGAAGGACGCGATGTAAGCGTGATTACTTACGCGGCTATGGTTTATGTGGCACAGGAAGCCGCAGACCTCCTGGCGAAGGAAGGAATCGAGCTTGAGATCATCGACTTACGTACGGTCGCGCCGCTCGACAAGCAGGCCATTGCGAACACGGTGAAGAAGACCAATCGCGTGATTGTCCTGCACGAGGACACGAAAACCGGTGGTCTTGCTGGGGAGATTGCCGCGGTAATCAACGAATTGGCCTTCGACGATCTCGATGCGCCTATCACGCGCATCGCGTCGCTGGATACCCCCGTGCCGTTTTCGCCTCCATTGGAAAAGTTTTTCCTTCCCAAAGTGGAAGACGTGGTCAGAGAGGCGCGGCGGCTTAGGGCATATTAGCTTCTTTAGTCCTGTCATTCCGAACGAAGTGCCAAATCCCTA
Proteins encoded:
- a CDS encoding thiamine pyrophosphate-dependent dehydrogenase E1 component subunit alpha; protein product: MKKSESKSQPKTPIKATRKSSRSKISAANGSRRNGASSGKYPIRRNPHGIPDYRLEVLDCHTVEEWVDGQFRYGVEGDLSAEPPPLRESKYLNKQQSIDIYRYMLLNRKMEQTLENLFKQQKVVGGVYLGLGQEGCSCASAYALREGDWIGPLIRNQGALLVRGFKPRDLMMQYMAKSGAPTGGRDAGSHFGDKRQRHIAAPISMLGDLIPVLAGVALGARLQGKEIACLTWVGDGGQSTGPTYEGFNFAAVQKLGVILIVENNLWAYSTPVDRQVACKDLANRAIGYGVPGFIVDGTDPNQVYDLTYEAAQRAYAGEGATFIEAKMMRMRGHAMHDVAAYVPPAYFEYWKKRDPITRMEKYLLEKRWLTPKENSDLIASTQREIDEDRDFADASPYPEGSTAGERVFCDNSAEIPFLYGKPKVKKVETKKLSAASDVAHFR
- a CDS encoding alpha-ketoacid dehydrogenase subunit beta, giving the protein MAPVTYLEAIREGIWEEMERDPAVFCIGEDIGVYGGAFKVTEGFIHHFGGERVIDTPLAETAIVGAAFGAALTGMRPVAEFQFMDFISCAHNQIINMVAKANYRWDAPAPLVLRGPSGGGVSGGPFHSQNPETYYAHTPGLKVICPATARDAKGLIKAAIRDNNPCLFFEHKFLYRRIKEELPAEDYTVEIGRARTHREGRDVSVITYAAMVYVAQEAADLLAKEGIELEIIDLRTVAPLDKQAIANTVKKTNRVIVLHEDTKTGGLAGEIAAVINELAFDDLDAPITRIASLDTPVPFSPPLEKFFLPKVEDVVREARRLRAY
- the lipB gene encoding lipoyl(octanoyl) transferase LipB, whose amino-acid sequence is MISILHLGTIDYGTALRLQSTLIELRKLGSIPDVLLLLEHPPVITLGRNASQKNLLASSDLLKERGVELFESNRGGDITFHGPGQLVGYPIFDLRGFSPRIGAVEFVRRVEEALIRTCGDLGIPSERICGLTGVWTQGPNSQSCSVDSSQTGAAVPQSPMGEQKKIAAIGVHISRGVTSHGFALNVTTDLDFFKLIVPCGISDRPVTSIANELANKLPVPTMEAVAHCVSLNFGRVFSQQMLWLESLNALLNTGEPQENSASESDPSTTIGVPLQVPKNLREVRREQKAPQLGSEDEIFLA
- a CDS encoding type II toxin-antitoxin system HicB family antitoxin; amino-acid sequence: MRYPVVLHKTEEGVAIGCPGLPGCWSQGATEQEALENIKIAIKEYLEVAKEIAEEGEMREVEVAP
- a CDS encoding type II toxin-antitoxin system HicA family toxin — protein: MPKLPGINHLQAVRAFEKAGFIVRRQGKHIIMTKGDRILVIPRHNPVHAITMGAIVRDSGMTIDEFKQLL